In a genomic window of Erigeron canadensis isolate Cc75 chromosome 5, C_canadensis_v1, whole genome shotgun sequence:
- the LOC122601828 gene encoding protein FAR1-RELATED SEQUENCE 5-like gives MDCLEEIFLNPNAPEGVNDEFVYEEPDDEFESPDVRDEFDYDHDVFYTKEVFDTHIDLVDWAQRTAKELGYVLVTRRSNVTKGGEVKKVVLICNRGGKKDKRSTGAPKGSTKIDCPFKLVGRLTKDHSWWVEVIDHRHNHPSARNLEGIAYASRLTNVQKEFVDEKALLGFGPNSIRDQLKDAFPDILTRSQDISNYLRQHRLKHAQQRGETRMQIVLQLLSDHQYTYQYTTDSKTGCLTNLFFVHPTSLDIWRAFPWIIEIDATYKTNVYNMPLVEIVGVTPTGKTFSIAHALIENEQHAAYTWVLQCLRSTLEEGFVVRVALTDRDLALMKAVKDVMPETKLILCRIHIWRNIELHANPSFGSKKDYGSFRHRWDKLVNSITVKEYAENEQRLKVFLADKPSIYIPSPYCFYDNAYDVTM, from the exons atggATTGCTTGGAGGAAATTTTCTTAAATCCAAATGCGCCGGAAGGTGTAAATGACGAGTTTGTGTACGAAGAGCCCGATGATGAATTTGAATCCCCAGATGTCCGTGATGAATTTGATTACGATCACGATGTTTTTTATACCAAGGAG gTGTTTGACACACACATAGATTTGGTAGACTGGGCTCAAAGAACGGCAAAggagcttggttatgtgttagtAACACGAAGATCAAATGTCACAAAAGGCGGAGAAGTTAAAAAGGTGGTCCTTATTTGCAACCGTGGTGGAAAAAAAGATAAGCGGTCAACCGGGGCACCCAAAGGGAGTACCAAAATTGACTGTCCATTCAAATTGGTAGGCCGTCTGACAAAGGACCATAGTTGGTGGGTTGAAGTTATAGATCACCGACATAACCATCCATCAGCTCGTAATTTGGAAGGTATTGCGTATGCAAGTCGACTAACCaatgttcaaaaagaatttgtggACGAAAAGGCGTTGCTAGGTTTTGGGCCAAATAGCATAAGGGACCAATTGAAGGATGCATTTCCCGACATCTTGACCCGTTCACAAGACATTTCTAACTACCTGCGGCAACACCGGCTAAAGCACGCCCAACAACGAGGGGAAACTCGAATGCAA ATCGTGCTCCAATTACTATCTGACCATCAGTACACGTATCAGTACACGACGGATAGCAAAACCGGATGTTTGACCAATCTCTTTTTCGTAcatcctacatcacttgacATATGGCGTGCATTTCCTTGGATCATTGAAATAGACGCCACGTATAAAACCAACGTTTACAACATGCCGCTTGTTGAGATTGTGGGTGTCACTCCAACTGGCAAGACATTCAGCATTGCGCACGCACTTATTGAAAATGAGCAACATGCGGCATACACATGGGTGTTACAGTGCTTGAGGTCGACGCTCGAAGAAGGGTTCGTCGTGCGTGTGGCACTCACTGATCGGGATCTGGCCCTCATGAAAGCGGTTAAGGATGTGATGCCGGAAACGAAGCTGATATTGTGTAGAATACACATTTGGAGGAATATTGAGTTACATGCCAACCCATCGTTTGGGTCAAAAAAAGATTATGGTTCGTTTAGACACCGGTGGGATAAACTCGTAAACTCAATCACAGTTAAAGAATACGCAGAGAATGAGCAGCGGCTAAAAGTATTCTTGGCAGATAAACCAAGTATATACATCCCGTCCCCATACTGTTTTTATGATAACGCTTACGATGTAACCATGTAG